The region AGGCATCAGGAAAGCACCGTCCACTGCACGTTCTGGCAGAGGGATGTAGCTGTCGAGTGCATCAGCGAGCTTCATGATGGAGCCTTCGCCGAGTTCGCCTTTATCGCCTTCCATGGCGAGTTTGGCAGAACCATGGATGATGGGGTGTCGTCGCCTGGGAAGTCATACTTGTCCAGGAGTTCGCGCACTTCCATTTCAACGAGTTCGAGCAGTTCTGCATCGTCCACCATGTCACATTTGTTCAAGTAGACGATGATATAGGGCACGCCCACTTGGCGAGCCAAGAGGATGTGCTCACGGGTTTGAGGCATGGGGCCGTCAGCCGCCGAGCAGACCAGAATGGCACCGTCCATTTGAGCCGCACCAGTGATCATGTTTTTCACATAGTCAGCGTGGCCTGGGCAGTCCACGTGGGCGTAGTGGCGGTTGGCCGTTTCGTATTCCACGTGAGCAGTATTGATGGTGATGCCGCGTGCTTTTTCTTCAGGCGCTGCGTCGATTTGGTCGTAGGCTTTAGCCGAGCCACCAAACTTGGCTGCCAGCACAGTGGTGATGGCGGCTGTCAGGGTGGTTTTACCATGGTCAACGTGACCAATGGTGCCCACGTTCACGTGGGGCTTGGTTCGTGTGAATTTTTCTTTTCCCATTTTCAGACTCCGAGAATTAAAAGACGGTCAAATAAAAAAGGCCATCAACCCGCATCTACCAAGCTGACACCCAACACCAATATGGTGCCCATTCCGGGAATCGGACCCGGGACCTCTCCCTTACCAAGGGAGTGCTCTGCCACTGAGCCAAATGGGCAATTTCCATGAATGAAACGCTGGAGCGGGAGACGGGAATCGAACCCGCGTCATTAGCTTGGAAGGCTAGGGTTCTACCATTGAACTACTCCCGCCTTGAAGCTGAAATCGTCAACTTTTTAGCGCCTACGCTTCGCCTCAGCGTCACATTCAACAATTCATTGGTGGAGAGGGCTGGATTCGAACCAGCGTACTCGTAAGAGGGCAGATTTACAGTCTGCTGCCATTAACCACTCGGCCACCTCTCCACGGTGAACCTCAAATTATGCCAGCAAGTTTGTCACTTTACGAACATATTATGAAATTTTTCCATTTTTCTTTAATTCGTGCTGATTTCGCCATGCCCGAGCTTGAGAAAAATGACCACAGCCTATAAATGGTACCGGTGGTCGCAAAGCCGAAAGTGGCGAAGGGTGGTTGGCACACAACACCAAATGGCGTGATGCATCAATCAAAACCCGTTTGCTTTGGGCATGACTGCCCCACAGCATGAAGACCACATGCGCCGACTGGTCGGACACTTCTTTGATGATGGCATCGGTCAACACTTCCCAACCTTTACCCGAATGGCTTGCGGCCTGGCCTTCTTCAACCGTCAAACACGTGTTGAGCAAGAGCACACCATGTCGCGCCCAGCGCACAAGGCTCCCACCTGGCTGCGGGAAAGATGGCACAGGCTCCCCCAGATCGCGCTGCAATTCTTTGAAAATATTGCGCAACGACGGCGGCAAAGCCACGCCGGGTGCCACCGAAAACGCCAATCCTTCCGCTTGGCCACGACCATGGTAAGGGTCTTGCCCCAGAATCACCATCCGCACCGACTCCAAACCCGTCAACGCCAATGCACGCAGCGGTTGCGGCGGAAAAATGACGGCCCCTTCGCTTAATCGGTTTTGCAGGAACAGTTGCAGCTTTCGCCCTGCATCTGAGGCGAAAAAACGCTCGACCAAGGCCTGCCAGCTCGGCGCAACAGTCCATAACGCAGGATCAGCGTGTGCCAGTTGGCTTGGCATCTGCGCCTCCTGCACAGGATTAAATTGATCTACCCCCCGCATCAGGCAAACAACTCCGCCAACGCCTCACCCGGTTCTTTGGCCCGCATGAAGGCCTCCCCCACCAGAAACGCATTCACACCTGCCGCTCCCATGCGCAACACGTCATCGCGGGTGTGGATACCGCTTTCGCACACCAGCAAACGATCCGAAGGAATGTCTTGCATCAGACTCAGCGTCGTGTCCAGCGACACCTCGAACGTCTTCAGGTTGCGGTTATTCACCCCAATCAGCGGCGTTTTGAGCCTCAACGCGCGCTCAAGCTCGGCAGCGTCATGCACCTCGACCAGCACCGCCATGTCCAGGCTGCGGGCAATCTGTTCAAAGTCTTTCATTTGCGCATCATCCAGACACGCCGCAATCAGCAAAATGGCATCCGCCCCCATGGCACGCGACTCATAGATTTGGTAGGCATCCACCATGAAGTCTTTGCGCAACACCGGCAACTGGCACGAAGCCCGCGCTTGCTTGAGGTAATCTACACAGCCCTGGAAAAACTGCTGGTCAGTCAGCACTGACAAGCAGGCAGCACCAAATTCAGCATAGCTTTGGGCAATGTCTGCCGGAATGAAATCCGCCCGCAACACCCCTTTGGAAGGGCTGGCTTTTTTGATTTCAGCAATCACCGCCGCATGCCCGGTCGAGATTTTGGCGCGCATGGCCCCGACAAAATCCCGCGTCAGGACGCGGCTTTCGGCATCAAAGCGTACATCTGCGAGCGACTTGCGGGCCATTGCAGCAGCCACTTCCTGGCGTTTGACCGCCACGATCTTGTTCAGAATATCAGTCATTTTGGATCGGCTCCTGTGAGCCATTTTTGAGAATATTGACAAACACGCGGTGCATCACCACGCCTGCCACGATAAAAAGTGCCGAAATGCCAATGGCGATCCAGGCTCCATCCATGTTCAACAGCGCCATATCAAACCTGACTCAAGCTGTGCGCAACGGTCACCAGCGTGTCCAGCTTGGCCTTGGCCGCTCCTGATTCAATAGCTGCTCGCGCTTGATCGATACCTTCTTTCATTGAATCCACCACATTGGCCACATACAAGGCCACGCCGGCATTCAACACCACAATCTCCTTGGCCGGGCCTGCCACGTTGTCCAGCACACCCAACAGCATGGCGCGTGATTGCTCGGGGGTTTCGACCTTGAAGGCCCGGTTGCTGGCCATGGTCAGGCCAAAGTCTTCGGGGTGGATTTCATACTCGGTGACCTTGCCGTCCTTGAGTTCCCCCACCAACGTGGCCGCGCCCAGGCTCACCTCGTCCATGCCATCTTTGCCGTACACCACCACCGCGTGTTCGGTGCCCAGCCGCTCCAGCGCCCGCACCTGAATACCCACCAGATCGGGGTGAAACACACCCATCAAGATATTCGGTGCGCCCGCCGGATTGGTCAACGGCCCGAGCAGGTTGAAAATGGTTTTGACACCCATCTCCCGGCGCACCGGGGCCACATTTTTCATGGCCGGATGGTGGTTGGGCGCAAACATGAAGCCCACACCGACCTGCTCAATACACTGGGCAATCGCCTCGGGTTGGAGGTTGATGTTGACCCCGAGCGACTCCATCACGTCGGCGCTGCCACTCTTGCTGCTGACACTTCGGCCGCCGTGTTTGCTGACCTTGGCCCCCGCCGCTGCGGCCACAAACATGGCACAGGTCGAAATGTTGAAGGTATGTGAACCGTCACCGCCAGTGCCAACGATGTCCACCAGATGGGTTTTGTCGGCCACCAAAACTTTGGTGGAAAACTCGCGCATCACCTGCGCGGCCGCCGTGATCTCGCCAATGGTTTCTTTCTTGACACGCAAACCGGTGATAAACGCCGCCAGCATCACCGGGCTCCACTCTCCCGCCATGATCTGCCGCATGATGTGCAACATCTCGTCATGAAAAATCTCGCGGTGTTCAATGGTGCGCAACAGCGCTTCTTGCGGGGTAATCTGAATGGTTTGGGTCATGGTGAGGGGCTTGAATCAGTGAGTAAATCGATGAACACGAGGCAAGGGCTCAAGAGGCTGGATTGTCACTCAGCGCCAGCTTGAGGCCAAACCCAATAAACATGGCCCCGGCGGCGCGATCCAGCCAGTGCATACCGCGCTGCACCAGCGAGGCGCGGCGGGCCATCCAGGCCGCAGCCAACGCCCAGCCGATGTTGACCGGGATGGCATTCACATTGAACAACACGCCCAACGCCAGAAACACCCAGGTGGTCTGCGCCGTGCCGGGGGCGATGAACTGGGGGACAAAAGCCAGAAAAAAAATCGCCACCTTGGGGTTGAGCACATTGGTCCAGAAACCACCGCTGTAGACACGCCACAGGTCCACCTGAACCCGTTCACCCGACGGGTCGCTGGCGGTTTTCAGCAAACTAGTTTCGGCACGCGACAGCAACAGCTTGAACCCCACATACAACAAATAAGCCGCGCCAGCCCACTTGAGCAGGTTAAACGCCGTCACCGATGCCGCCAGCAAAGCCCCCACGCCCAGGGCCGCCGCAAAGATATGCACAAAACAACCGGTGGTGATCCCCAACCCGGCAACGATGCCCGCACGAGCCCCGCTGCGCAAGGAATGGGTCACGATGTAGAGCACATCCGGGCCAGGGGTCAGATTCAGCAACCAACCGGCAAGGATGAACAGCAGCAGTTGGTGAAACTCAGGCATGCTCAGGGCTCCCTTCAAAAAACGAGCGCAACGCAGCCACGGCACGCTTAATGCCTGCGCTGTCGACATCCATGTGCGTGACAAAACGCAGACGGTACAAACCGGTGGCCAGCACTCCGCGGGACTTTAAATAAGTGAGCAGCTCAGGCGCTCTGGCTTTGGCTTCACCCTGCAAATCCACAAATACCATATTGCTCTGCGGCGGCTCCACCACCACGCCCGGCAAGCCCTTCAGCCCATTAGCCAGCTGCTGCGCCAAGGCGTGATCATCTGCCAGCCGCGCCACATGATGCTCCAACGCATACAGCCCGGCCGCCGCCAAGATACCAGCCTGGCGCATGCCGCCACCTGCCATTTTGCGGATACGGTGGGCACGGCCGATCAGCTCCCGGCTGCCACACAACACCGACCCCACCGGCGCACCCAAACCTTTGCTCAGGCACACCGACACGCTATCAAAACATTGGGCAATACGCCGTGCTTGCGCCCAAATGGCCGGAGCATCCACCGATTTAGCTACATGATCAATAGCTACCTGCGCTTGATGGATCTGCGCTAGAGGCTCATTTTCCTTTAAAGCTGTGGCCAACTGCATGGCTTGCGCCGTGGCCGCATTCAACAGGCGCGCACCGTCCAGATGCCGGGCCAGACCATGGCGTGCGGCCAAGTCGGTGGCCTGCTGAACGTAGTCAAACGGCAGCAACTTGCCACCCAGCGTGTTCTCCAGCGCCAGCAGCCGGGTCTTGGCAAAGTGGGCATCATCGGGCTTGATGGCCGCCTCGATGTCGGCCAAAGCCAGCATGCCATTGGGTTGATGTTCCAACGGCTGCGGTTGCACACTGCCCAACACCGCCGCGCCGCCGCCTTCCCAACGGTAGCAGTGCGCGTATTGGCCCACGATGTACTCGTCACCACGCTGGCAATGGGCCAGGATGGCACACAGGTTGCTTTGTGTGCCGGTGGGCACAAACAGCGCCGCCTCAAAACCCAGCATGGCGGCCAACTTGTCTTGCAGGGCGTTGATGCTGGGGTCATCACCAAACACATCGTCACCCACCGGGGCGGCGGCCATCACGGCACGCATGGCTGCGGTGGGCTGCGTCACGGTGTCGCTGCGCAGGTCAACCTGTTGGACTGAAGAGTTATGTGTCATTTCGACCTCTGATGCTTATGAAATAAGCGTGAATAACTATACATTAAATAGCAAAAATTCGCCTGTTTACGGGGTTCATATTCACAGTTTCATGCCGTCCAGCAGCTTGATGAAGTT is a window of Rhodoferax lithotrophicus DNA encoding:
- the trpD gene encoding anthranilate phosphoribosyltransferase, with product MTQTIQITPQEALLRTIEHREIFHDEMLHIMRQIMAGEWSPVMLAAFITGLRVKKETIGEITAAAQVMREFSTKVLVADKTHLVDIVGTGGDGSHTFNISTCAMFVAAAAGAKVSKHGGRSVSSKSGSADVMESLGVNINLQPEAIAQCIEQVGVGFMFAPNHHPAMKNVAPVRREMGVKTIFNLLGPLTNPAGAPNILMGVFHPDLVGIQVRALERLGTEHAVVVYGKDGMDEVSLGAATLVGELKDGKVTEYEIHPEDFGLTMASNRAFKVETPEQSRAMLLGVLDNVAGPAKEIVVLNAGVALYVANVVDSMKEGIDQARAAIESGAAKAKLDTLVTVAHSLSQV
- a CDS encoding uracil-DNA glycosylase, yielding MPSQLAHADPALWTVAPSWQALVERFFASDAGRKLQLFLQNRLSEGAVIFPPQPLRALALTGLESVRMVILGQDPYHGRGQAEGLAFSVAPGVALPPSLRNIFKELQRDLGEPVPSFPQPGGSLVRWARHGVLLLNTCLTVEEGQAASHSGKGWEVLTDAIIKEVSDQSAHVVFMLWGSHAQSKRVLIDASRHLVLCANHPSPLSALRPPVPFIGCGHFSQARAWRNQHELKKNGKIS
- a CDS encoding GntG family PLP-dependent aldolase: MTHNSSVQQVDLRSDTVTQPTAAMRAVMAAAPVGDDVFGDDPSINALQDKLAAMLGFEAALFVPTGTQSNLCAILAHCQRGDEYIVGQYAHCYRWEGGGAAVLGSVQPQPLEHQPNGMLALADIEAAIKPDDAHFAKTRLLALENTLGGKLLPFDYVQQATDLAARHGLARHLDGARLLNAATAQAMQLATALKENEPLAQIHQAQVAIDHVAKSVDAPAIWAQARRIAQCFDSVSVCLSKGLGAPVGSVLCGSRELIGRAHRIRKMAGGGMRQAGILAAAGLYALEHHVARLADDHALAQQLANGLKGLPGVVVEPPQSNMVFVDLQGEAKARAPELLTYLKSRGVLATGLYRLRFVTHMDVDSAGIKRAVAALRSFFEGSPEHA
- the trpC gene encoding indole-3-glycerol phosphate synthase TrpC, giving the protein MTDILNKIVAVKRQEVAAAMARKSLADVRFDAESRVLTRDFVGAMRAKISTGHAAVIAEIKKASPSKGVLRADFIPADIAQSYAEFGAACLSVLTDQQFFQGCVDYLKQARASCQLPVLRKDFMVDAYQIYESRAMGADAILLIAACLDDAQMKDFEQIARSLDMAVLVEVHDAAELERALRLKTPLIGVNNRNLKTFEVSLDTTLSLMQDIPSDRLLVCESGIHTRDDVLRMGAAGVNAFLVGEAFMRAKEPGEALAELFA
- a CDS encoding LysE family translocator gives rise to the protein MPEFHQLLLFILAGWLLNLTPGPDVLYIVTHSLRSGARAGIVAGLGITTGCFVHIFAAALGVGALLAASVTAFNLLKWAGAAYLLYVGFKLLLSRAETSLLKTASDPSGERVQVDLWRVYSGGFWTNVLNPKVAIFFLAFVPQFIAPGTAQTTWVFLALGVLFNVNAIPVNIGWALAAAWMARRASLVQRGMHWLDRAAGAMFIGFGLKLALSDNPAS